From Candidatus Vondammii sp. HM_W22, one genomic window encodes:
- the thrS gene encoding threonine--tRNA ligase — MPNITLPDGSQRSFDNPVSVHDVAASIGPGLAKAALAGRVDGKLVDTSFTMEQDSELAIVTSRDDDGLDVIRHSTAHLLAQAVKTLFPKVQVTIGPTIEDGFYYDFSYERSFTPEDLMAVEGKMKELVKANLKITRSVMSRDDAVKFFRDQGEEYKAEIIGSIPANEDLSLYTQGEFTDLCRGPHVPGTGVLKSFKLMKVAGAYWRGNSDNEMLQRIYGTAWQDKKALKLYQHRLEEAEKRDHRKIGKAQHLFHTQEEAPGMVFWHPHGWTIYRTVEQYVREKIQAAGYQEIRTPQIVDRSLWEKSGHWDKYRADMFTTSSENRDYAIKPMNCPCHVQVFNQGLKSYRDLPLRLSEFGSCHRNEASGTLHGLMRVRNFVQDDAHIFCTEDQIQSEVSDFVDLLFDVYKDFGFTDVKLELSTRPKKRVGSDEVWDKAEKALEEALNAKGLDWTLQPGQGAFYGPKIDFSLRDCLGRVWQCGTIQVDFSMPGRLDASYIADDNSRQVPVMLHRAILGSLERFIGILIEEYAGALPLWLSPVQAVVMNITDHQSEYVEKVAEILQKQGLRVEMDLRNEKIGFKIREHTLARVPYLLVVGDREMENGTVAVRTRTGEDLGSISIEAFAERMSEEIDRRSN; from the coding sequence ATGCCGAATATTACCCTTCCTGACGGCTCCCAGCGGAGCTTCGATAATCCTGTATCCGTTCATGATGTTGCAGCCTCAATCGGCCCCGGCTTGGCAAAGGCGGCTCTGGCAGGCCGTGTGGATGGCAAGCTGGTAGACACCTCTTTTACAATGGAACAGGACAGCGAACTGGCCATTGTCACTAGTCGTGACGATGATGGATTGGATGTCATTCGCCATTCCACCGCCCACTTGTTGGCTCAGGCGGTGAAAACACTTTTTCCGAAAGTCCAGGTGACTATTGGTCCTACTATTGAGGATGGTTTCTACTACGATTTCTCCTACGAACGCTCCTTCACCCCGGAAGATTTGATGGCTGTCGAAGGTAAGATGAAAGAACTGGTCAAGGCGAATCTGAAGATCACCCGTTCTGTTATGTCCCGGGATGATGCGGTGAAGTTTTTCCGGGACCAGGGTGAAGAGTACAAGGCGGAGATTATCGGATCGATTCCGGCGAACGAAGATCTTTCCCTGTATACCCAGGGTGAGTTCACCGATCTCTGTCGTGGTCCCCATGTGCCTGGCACCGGTGTGCTGAAGAGCTTTAAATTGATGAAGGTGGCGGGTGCCTACTGGCGCGGCAACTCGGATAACGAGATGCTGCAGCGTATTTATGGCACTGCCTGGCAGGACAAGAAGGCGCTCAAACTCTACCAGCATCGATTGGAAGAGGCAGAGAAGCGGGATCACCGCAAAATCGGCAAGGCCCAGCATTTGTTTCACACTCAGGAAGAGGCACCGGGGATGGTATTCTGGCACCCTCATGGCTGGACCATCTACCGCACTGTAGAGCAGTACGTCCGGGAAAAAATTCAGGCAGCCGGCTACCAGGAGATTCGTACCCCGCAGATTGTCGATCGCAGTCTGTGGGAGAAGTCGGGGCATTGGGACAAATACCGGGCTGATATGTTTACCACCAGCTCTGAAAACAGGGACTATGCGATCAAGCCGATGAACTGTCCCTGTCATGTCCAGGTTTTTAACCAGGGGCTGAAGAGTTACCGCGATCTGCCTTTGCGGTTGTCGGAATTTGGTTCCTGTCATCGGAATGAGGCGAGCGGCACACTGCACGGTTTGATGCGGGTCAGAAACTTTGTCCAGGATGATGCCCATATCTTCTGCACAGAAGATCAGATTCAGAGTGAGGTCTCCGATTTTGTCGACCTGCTGTTTGATGTCTATAAGGACTTCGGTTTTACCGACGTCAAACTTGAGCTCTCCACCCGTCCTAAAAAGCGTGTCGGCAGCGACGAAGTGTGGGATAAGGCTGAAAAGGCACTGGAAGAGGCGCTCAATGCCAAAGGGCTTGATTGGACGCTGCAACCGGGTCAGGGCGCATTCTACGGCCCCAAGATCGACTTCTCGCTGCGCGACTGTCTTGGACGGGTCTGGCAGTGCGGTACTATCCAGGTCGATTTTTCCATGCCGGGACGTCTGGATGCCAGTTATATAGCTGACGACAACAGCCGGCAGGTACCGGTGATGCTTCACAGGGCGATCCTCGGATCTCTTGAGCGTTTTATCGGTATTTTGATCGAAGAGTATGCCGGCGCTCTGCCTCTCTGGCTCTCGCCGGTTCAGGCTGTTGTGATGAATATTACCGATCATCAGAGCGAATATGTGGAAAAAGTGGCCGAAATACTGCAAAAACAGGGATTAAGGGTCGAAATGGACTTGAGAAATGAGAAGATCGGCTTTAAAATTCGCGAACATACATTGGCACGGGTGCCTTACCTGTTGGTAGTTGGTGACCGTGAGATGGAAAATGGGACGGTGGCTGTTCGCACCCGCACCGGCGAAGACCTTGGCAGTATCAGTATAGAGGCGTTTGCAGAGCGGATGAGCGAAGAGATCGATCGTCGGTCGAATTAG
- a CDS encoding efflux RND transporter periplasmic adaptor subunit: MTRRIKHLVSAILVIAMIATGIWYLNRPKPIAVVVKAVERGLVEETVANTRAGTVKACRRALLSPGTGGQISRLNISEGQRVKTGTLLLELWNKDLMAEIALNEAEAKASKATARAACLEADVAGRKADRLLRLRKSGAVSEDSVDNAVTESKASQAKCESSTAKARVAAARIEVARTKLERTRLVAPFDGVVAEINGELNEYTTPSPPGIATPPAIDLIDNSCFYVAAPIDEVDAPKIYLNQIARVSLDAFDERRFPGKVRRIATYVLDRERQARTVEVEVEFSNPDDLVQLLAGYSADVEIILDSHENTLRIPSEAVVDDNRVFVFLPAEGLLQEREIKSGMSNWDYTEVVSGLEEGELVVTSVDREGVEDDALVKRDTEEER; the protein is encoded by the coding sequence GTGACCCGTCGAATCAAGCATCTTGTTTCAGCCATACTGGTAATCGCCATGATTGCCACCGGCATCTGGTATTTAAACCGTCCGAAACCCATCGCTGTTGTCGTTAAAGCCGTGGAGCGTGGTCTGGTGGAAGAGACAGTGGCGAACACCCGGGCAGGTACAGTCAAGGCCTGCCGCCGAGCCCTACTCTCTCCGGGAACCGGCGGACAGATATCCAGGCTGAATATCAGTGAGGGCCAACGGGTCAAAACAGGCACACTTCTGCTTGAACTCTGGAATAAAGATCTGATGGCCGAGATCGCCCTGAATGAAGCAGAAGCCAAGGCCAGTAAAGCCACTGCCCGGGCGGCCTGCCTTGAGGCCGATGTTGCCGGACGTAAAGCCGATCGATTGCTGCGACTACGGAAAAGCGGCGCAGTTTCCGAGGACTCGGTGGACAATGCAGTGACCGAGTCCAAGGCGAGCCAGGCCAAGTGTGAATCATCCACTGCCAAAGCACGGGTTGCTGCAGCACGGATCGAAGTCGCCCGTACCAAACTGGAGCGAACGCGTCTGGTCGCCCCCTTTGATGGTGTAGTCGCTGAGATCAACGGCGAATTGAATGAGTACACCACCCCATCTCCCCCCGGTATTGCCACACCACCGGCCATTGATCTGATCGATAACTCCTGCTTCTATGTGGCCGCTCCCATTGATGAGGTGGATGCGCCAAAGATCTATCTGAACCAGATCGCGCGGGTCTCTCTGGATGCTTTCGATGAGCGCCGCTTTCCGGGAAAGGTACGCCGTATCGCGACCTATGTGTTGGATAGAGAGCGACAGGCCCGCACCGTGGAGGTCGAGGTTGAGTTCAGCAACCCGGATGATCTGGTGCAGTTACTGGCAGGCTATTCAGCTGATGTGGAGATTATTCTGGATAGTCATGAGAACACCCTGCGAATCCCGTCTGAGGCAGTGGTGGATGATAACCGGGTTTTTGTCTTCCTGCCTGCGGAGGGTTTGTTGCAAGAGCGCGAGATAAAAAGCGGCATGTCCAATTGGGACTACACAGAAGTTGTCTCAGGCCTGGAGGAGGGTGAACTGGTCGTCACCTCGGTGGACAGGGAAGGCGTAGAGGATGACGCTCTGGTCAAGCGTGACACTGAAGAAGAGAGATGA
- a CDS encoding ABC transporter permease, which produces MLLGDFIKLSLSSVIFHRTRSMLTALGIAVGIASVVLLTSIGEGVNRFVLGEFTQFGTNLIAISPGKSTTFGVSGAIVNNVRPLSIEDAESLRRLPFIQAVVPMAQGNSAIEHGKRTRRTIIYGVGADMPRVWQMKPAICRFLPADDPRFARPFVVLGSKVRSELFGTENPLGKRVRIGSESFRVIGIRESKGQPLGFDLDDAAYIPTHKAMALFNQDSLMEIDLLYRPGSDSETLSEQIKKSLIQRHGNEDFTVTTQDQMLETLGSILDILTLAVAALGGISLLVGGVGILTIMTISVTERTTEVGLLRAIGARKRQILWLFIGEAVVLASLGGLAGLIIGAGGAWLLGVDSCAARSHTLELCAACRGDSRRYRPGCRGCSCLAGSRT; this is translated from the coding sequence ATGCTACTGGGTGACTTTATCAAACTCTCTCTCAGTTCGGTCATCTTCCACCGGACACGCAGTATGCTCACCGCTCTGGGCATTGCCGTTGGTATTGCCTCCGTCGTACTTCTCACCTCCATCGGTGAAGGCGTTAACCGGTTCGTTCTGGGAGAGTTCACCCAATTCGGTACCAACCTGATCGCCATCAGTCCAGGAAAATCCACCACTTTTGGTGTCTCCGGCGCCATTGTGAACAATGTGCGCCCATTGAGTATTGAGGATGCTGAGAGCTTAAGACGCCTGCCCTTCATTCAGGCTGTAGTACCCATGGCGCAGGGTAACTCAGCCATTGAGCATGGTAAGCGGACGCGACGCACCATCATCTATGGTGTTGGCGCGGATATGCCCAGGGTATGGCAGATGAAGCCAGCTATTTGCCGCTTTCTGCCTGCAGACGATCCCCGTTTCGCCCGACCGTTTGTGGTCCTTGGCAGCAAAGTCCGAAGCGAACTCTTCGGCACTGAGAACCCACTGGGGAAGCGAGTCCGTATCGGCAGTGAGAGTTTCCGGGTTATTGGCATCCGGGAGTCCAAAGGGCAACCGCTCGGCTTTGACTTGGACGATGCCGCCTATATCCCCACGCACAAGGCAATGGCTCTGTTTAACCAAGATAGCCTGATGGAGATCGACCTGCTTTATAGGCCCGGCAGTGACAGTGAAACGCTCTCCGAGCAGATAAAAAAGAGCCTTATTCAACGTCACGGCAACGAAGATTTTACCGTTACCACTCAGGACCAGATGCTGGAGACGCTTGGCTCAATACTGGATATTCTGACACTGGCGGTTGCTGCCCTTGGTGGCATTTCACTGCTGGTCGGGGGGGTCGGCATCCTTACCATAATGACCATCTCAGTAACTGAGCGTACGACCGAAGTGGGCCTGCTTCGTGCCATCGGTGCCCGCAAACGACAGATTCTCTGGCTGTTTATTGGCGAAGCGGTGGTACTGGCCAGCTTGGGGGGGCTGGCCGGGTTGATCATCGGAGCCGGTGGCGCCTGGCTGCTTGGCGTTGATTCCTGCGCTGCCCGTTCACACACCCTGGAATTATGTGCTGCTTGCAGAGGGGATAGCCGCCGCTATCGGCCTGGTTGCCGGGGTTGTTCCTGCTTGGCAGGCAGCCGGACTTGA
- a CDS encoding phosphatase PAP2 family protein: MSQNSVYWHPIGFILCHLLAALLFSSWLFEPTHSYWERLDTAVFYTLNGTLAWGYEWQVFWASANSKSADITTGLVMIAFFLYFAFSCGPTAMVKRLTMFGIMAGTILLSQDSGVVDLYTQMISVSRISPSLTLEPVHRLSELVPWIHAKDASSGSFPGDHGMVTFIWLGSVWFFAGWRWGIPALMMSVLILLPRMVAGAHWLSDNLVGSATLVLLIMAWIFCTPVAYYLQRLGERILEFILPKRWQGS, translated from the coding sequence GTGTCCCAGAATAGTGTCTACTGGCATCCCATTGGTTTTATCCTGTGTCATCTGCTTGCGGCACTCCTGTTCAGCAGTTGGCTGTTTGAACCGACACACAGCTATTGGGAGCGCCTGGATACAGCCGTTTTCTACACCCTCAACGGCACTCTTGCCTGGGGGTACGAGTGGCAGGTGTTCTGGGCTAGTGCCAACAGCAAGTCGGCAGATATTACGACCGGCCTGGTGATGATCGCCTTTTTTCTCTATTTCGCCTTTTCCTGTGGGCCTACGGCGATGGTAAAACGCCTAACAATGTTTGGCATTATGGCGGGCACTATCCTCCTCAGCCAGGATAGCGGGGTCGTTGACCTCTACACGCAGATGATTTCGGTCTCAAGAATCAGCCCATCCCTAACATTGGAGCCTGTCCACAGGTTGAGTGAACTGGTGCCCTGGATTCATGCTAAAGATGCATCATCTGGCAGTTTTCCCGGCGACCATGGGATGGTGACCTTTATCTGGCTTGGCTCTGTCTGGTTCTTTGCCGGCTGGCGGTGGGGTATCCCGGCACTGATGATGAGTGTTTTGATACTGCTGCCCCGGATGGTCGCTGGTGCCCACTGGCTGTCGGACAATCTGGTGGGTTCAGCTACCCTGGTGCTGCTGATAATGGCCTGGATTTTCTGTACACCCGTAGCTTATTACCTGCAAAGGTTGGGAGAGCGCATTCTGGAGTTCATTCTGCCCAAACGCTGGCAAGGTTCTTGA
- the uvrB gene encoding excinuclease ABC subunit UvrB: MSKEFQLVSDFSPAGDQPEAIRQLVEGLNNGEAGLTLLGVTGSGKTFTIANVIQQLQRPALILVHNKTLAAQLYGEMKAFFPHNSVEYFVSYYDYYQPEAYVPSSDTFIEKDASINEHIEQMRLSATKSLLERPDTIIVATVSCIYGLGDPRSYLSMVLHLVRGDVLDQRHILRRLAELQYTRNDVELHRATYRVRGELIDIYPAESDGEAVRLELFDDELESISLFDPLTGEILRRLPRYTIYPKSHYVTPRETLLEAVDYIKNELKGRLEWLREANKLVEAQRLEQRTRFDIEMILELGYCSGIENYSRYLSGRKPGEPPPTLLDYLPENALLVADESHVSIPQVGGMYKGDRSRKETLVEYGFRLPSALDNRPLRFDEFEARGHQRIYVSATPRPYELDHSGAVIEQVVRPTGLVDPELEVRPAGSQVDDLLSEIHLRTQVGERVLVTTLTKRMAEDLTDYLNDHGIRVRYLHSDIETVERVEIIRDLRLGVFDVLVGINLLREGLDMPEVSLVAILDADKEGFLRSEGALIQTIGRAARNANGKAILYADKITGSMHRAIDETERRRAKQEAYNEEHDITPQTIRKAIADILEGARPGAPMPAKQYAKVAEDEAEYAALSPKQVAKQIKALEKEMYQHAKDLEFEEAAAVRDQLRKLQAAGVLV; the protein is encoded by the coding sequence ATGTCAAAAGAATTTCAACTTGTCTCTGATTTTTCACCTGCGGGTGATCAGCCTGAGGCAATCCGTCAATTAGTCGAGGGGCTGAATAATGGGGAGGCAGGCCTGACTCTGCTGGGTGTTACCGGTTCGGGTAAGACATTCACTATTGCCAATGTGATCCAGCAGTTACAGCGTCCGGCGCTGATTCTGGTGCATAACAAGACCCTGGCAGCCCAACTCTATGGGGAGATGAAGGCGTTTTTTCCACATAACTCTGTTGAATACTTTGTCTCCTATTACGACTACTACCAGCCTGAGGCCTATGTTCCATCCTCCGATACGTTTATCGAAAAAGACGCTTCGATAAATGAACACATTGAGCAGATGCGTCTCTCTGCCACCAAATCACTGCTGGAGCGGCCGGATACCATTATTGTGGCGACAGTCTCCTGTATTTATGGCCTGGGCGATCCACGTTCCTATCTCAGTATGGTGCTGCATCTGGTGCGGGGGGATGTTTTGGACCAGCGGCATATCCTGCGGCGGCTGGCAGAGCTGCAGTACACCCGGAACGATGTGGAGCTGCACCGCGCCACCTATCGTGTTCGCGGTGAATTGATCGATATCTACCCAGCAGAGTCGGATGGTGAGGCGGTTCGGCTGGAGTTGTTCGATGATGAGCTCGAATCCATCTCGCTGTTCGATCCCCTGACCGGTGAAATATTGCGCAGGCTTCCTCGCTATACCATCTATCCAAAGTCCCATTACGTCACACCAAGAGAGACCCTTCTGGAGGCAGTGGACTATATCAAGAATGAACTGAAGGGTCGCCTGGAATGGTTACGTGAGGCGAATAAACTGGTGGAGGCCCAGCGTCTGGAGCAGCGCACCCGGTTTGATATAGAAATGATTCTTGAACTGGGCTACTGCTCCGGCATCGAGAACTACTCCCGCTATCTTTCCGGCCGCAAGCCAGGAGAGCCGCCTCCTACTTTATTGGACTATCTGCCGGAAAATGCCCTGCTGGTGGCGGATGAGAGCCATGTTTCTATACCCCAGGTAGGCGGTATGTATAAAGGCGATCGTTCCCGTAAGGAGACGCTGGTCGAGTACGGCTTTCGTCTGCCGTCCGCTCTGGATAACCGGCCGCTCAGATTTGATGAATTCGAGGCCAGAGGGCATCAGAGAATCTATGTCTCTGCCACTCCGAGGCCCTATGAGCTTGACCATTCCGGGGCTGTGATTGAGCAGGTGGTGCGTCCTACGGGTCTGGTTGATCCCGAACTCGAAGTGCGGCCGGCCGGTAGCCAGGTGGACGATCTGTTGTCAGAGATTCATCTGCGGACCCAGGTGGGCGAGCGGGTACTGGTGACCACCCTTACCAAGCGTATGGCTGAAGATCTGACTGACTACTTGAATGATCACGGTATTCGGGTGCGCTATCTTCACTCTGATATTGAGACTGTGGAACGGGTGGAGATTATCCGTGACCTGCGCCTTGGGGTTTTCGATGTACTGGTGGGTATCAATCTTCTGCGAGAAGGGCTGGATATGCCGGAAGTCTCCCTGGTGGCCATTCTGGATGCCGACAAGGAGGGTTTTCTACGCTCGGAAGGGGCGCTGATTCAGACCATTGGCAGGGCTGCCCGAAATGCCAATGGAAAAGCGATTCTCTATGCCGATAAAATAACCGGCTCCATGCACCGGGCGATTGATGAGACAGAGCGCAGGCGCGCCAAGCAAGAGGCTTACAATGAAGAGCACGATATAACCCCGCAGACCATTCGCAAGGCGATTGCCGATATTCTGGAAGGGGCCCGCCCCGGAGCACCAATGCCCGCCAAGCAGTACGCCAAAGTGGCGGAGGACGAGGCTGAGTACGCCGCGTTATCGCCCAAGCAGGTGGCCAAGCAGATCAAAGCGCTGGAAAAAGAAATGTACCAGCACGCCAAAGACCTTGAGTTTGAAGAGGCTGCCGCTGTTCGTGATCAGCTGCGTAAATTACAGGCAGCGGGGGTTTTGGTCTGA
- a CDS encoding pyridoxal phosphate-dependent aminotransferase: MSIKLSARVQAVKPSPTLAITARAAEMRAAGKDVIGLGAGEPDFDTPDHIKQAAIEAINNGFTKYTAVDGTPALKQAIIDKFKQDNGFDFQLDEILVSCGGKQSFYNLAQAILDPGYEVVIPVPYWVSYPDMTILAGGVPVLAHAGPEQDFKIIPSQLAASITDKTRLVVINSPSNPTGKAYNREELEALGEVLLEHPKIIVATDDMYEHIRWSNEPFVNILNACPDLKDRCMVLNGVSKAYSMTGWRIGYAGGPAMIIKAMKKIQSQSTSNPTSISQVAAQAALEGPQECISEMLVAFKQRHDYVVERLNKMPGVSCLPTDGTFYCMPGVQEAIEKIDGVNNDLELAEYLIKHAGVALIPGSAFGLSGHIRISIATGMENLEKALDRIEKVLVV; the protein is encoded by the coding sequence ATGAGCATCAAACTTTCCGCCCGTGTACAGGCAGTCAAACCCTCCCCCACTCTGGCCATTACGGCGCGCGCAGCAGAGATGCGCGCAGCCGGCAAGGATGTTATCGGCCTGGGTGCAGGTGAGCCTGATTTTGACACCCCCGATCACATCAAACAAGCTGCCATTGAAGCCATTAACAATGGCTTTACCAAATATACCGCCGTAGACGGCACCCCTGCGCTGAAACAGGCCATTATCGACAAATTCAAACAAGATAACGGTTTTGATTTTCAGCTGGATGAGATCCTGGTCTCCTGCGGCGGCAAACAGAGTTTCTACAACCTTGCCCAGGCGATCCTTGACCCGGGTTACGAAGTGGTTATTCCCGTTCCCTATTGGGTCTCTTATCCAGACATGACCATTCTGGCGGGTGGTGTCCCCGTGCTTGCCCATGCCGGACCGGAACAGGATTTCAAAATCATCCCCAGCCAGCTTGCCGCTTCTATCACAGACAAGACCCGTCTGGTGGTGATCAACAGTCCCTCCAACCCTACCGGAAAAGCGTACAACCGAGAGGAGCTGGAGGCCCTGGGTGAAGTGCTGCTGGAGCACCCGAAGATCATCGTCGCCACCGATGATATGTACGAGCATATCCGTTGGAGTAATGAGCCTTTCGTCAACATCCTCAACGCTTGCCCTGATCTGAAGGACCGCTGCATGGTATTGAACGGTGTCTCCAAAGCCTACTCCATGACCGGCTGGCGCATCGGCTATGCAGGTGGCCCGGCGATGATCATCAAGGCAATGAAAAAGATCCAGTCCCAGAGCACCTCCAACCCAACCTCCATCTCTCAGGTGGCGGCGCAGGCGGCTTTGGAAGGCCCTCAGGAGTGTATCAGCGAGATGTTGGTGGCTTTCAAGCAGCGGCACGATTATGTGGTCGAGCGCCTGAACAAGATGCCAGGCGTCAGCTGCCTCCCCACAGACGGTACTTTCTACTGCATGCCGGGAGTACAGGAGGCTATTGAGAAAATCGATGGCGTAAACAATGACTTGGAGCTGGCAGAGTACCTGATTAAACATGCCGGAGTAGCCCTGATACCCGGCTCTGCTTTCGGTCTCTCTGGCCATATCCGCATCTCTATCGCCACCGGCATGGAGAATCTGGAGAAAGCGCTGGACCGAATTGAGAAAGTATTAGTCGTATAA
- a CDS encoding GspH/FimT family pseudopilin, with product MEPKHHSWRFRFGGLTLIELIITLAIASILLTLAIPNFRSLIRETAITTAVNLMVAHLHLARSESINRRERSTLCPSRDGKHCFDDYQWHHGFILFTDLNRNGTIDDRRSCAADTPGR from the coding sequence GTGGAACCGAAACATCATTCATGGCGTTTCCGCTTTGGCGGCCTTACCCTCATCGAGCTCATCATCACCCTGGCAATCGCCAGCATCCTACTTACCCTGGCCATCCCAAATTTCAGATCTTTGATCAGGGAAACAGCCATCACCACTGCTGTTAACCTTATGGTGGCCCATCTCCATCTGGCCCGGAGTGAATCAATTAATCGCAGGGAGCGATCAACACTCTGCCCCAGCAGAGATGGAAAGCACTGCTTCGATGATTATCAATGGCACCACGGCTTCATCCTGTTTACAGATTTAAACCGAAACGGAACCATTGATGACAGGCGATCCTGTGCTGCGGATACACCAGGCAGATAA
- a CDS encoding GspH/FimT family pseudopilin, with protein sequence MTGDPVLRIHQADNSGIRIITSTGRRQLGYRPDGTSPGLNATISFCDTDNIAQPRAIIISNTGRPRLSKKRSDGSKIVCR encoded by the coding sequence ATGACAGGCGATCCTGTGCTGCGGATACACCAGGCAGATAATTCAGGCATCCGAATAATCACCTCGACAGGAAGGAGACAACTAGGCTACAGACCTGATGGCACCTCACCCGGATTAAACGCCACCATCAGCTTCTGTGACACCGATAATATAGCCCAGCCGCGTGCCATCATCATTTCAAATACCGGACGCCCACGGCTTTCAAAAAAACGGTCGGATGGCAGCAAAATAGTTTGCCGGTAA
- a CDS encoding S24 family peptidase, with protein sequence MSEENACPKLIFLLSSLIVLARTLISCCACAWRLAKPRRPARAKTLVPVEPNLAFQERACEIREPDTEYALIPLYDVRAAAGHGAVVEEERIIDLLAFKRRWVRQELNANPDDFYLIYVDGESMEPTLCSKDVILVDRRNAQEVPRDGIYVLRIDGSLLVKRLPGRQVKVTSDNRAYEPFNISLETPGEDLTIIGRVVWTGRRM encoded by the coding sequence ATGAGCGAGGAGAACGCCTGCCCGAAATTGATTTTCTTGCTGTCTTCGCTGATCGTACTGGCGCGGACTTTAATAAGTTGCTGCGCCTGCGCTTGGCGTCTAGCAAAACCGAGGAGGCCCGCGCGCGCGAAGACCCTGGTTCCAGTCGAGCCAAACCTGGCTTTCCAGGAAAGGGCGTGTGAAATCCGGGAGCCAGACACGGAGTACGCCCTGATCCCGCTCTACGATGTGCGAGCGGCGGCGGGCCACGGTGCGGTGGTGGAAGAGGAACGGATCATTGATTTACTGGCCTTCAAGCGCCGGTGGGTGCGGCAAGAGCTAAATGCCAACCCGGACGATTTCTATCTGATCTATGTGGATGGTGAATCGATGGAGCCCACCCTCTGCTCTAAGGACGTGATCCTGGTGGACCGCCGCAACGCCCAGGAGGTGCCTCGGGATGGGATCTACGTACTGCGGATCGATGGCAGCCTCTTGGTCAAGCGCCTCCCCGGTCGTCAGGTGAAGGTCACTAGCGACAACCGGGCCTACGAGCCGTTTAACATCTCCCTGGAAACACCAGGTGAAGACCTGACGATCATCGGCCGCGTCGTCTGGACCGGCCGCCGGATGTAA
- a CDS encoding helix-turn-helix domain-containing protein, which yields MSNHIQSKKARHKDWHRADIKAALEKAGWSLRRLATHHGYPPSMAIHALVKPYPNGERLIADAIGMDPWKIWPSRYDENHCHIRKRGTFPVCRPANWAKPERTFQ from the coding sequence ATGAGCAATCACATACAGTCAAAAAAAGCCAGACATAAAGACTGGCATCGTGCCGATATCAAGGCTGCCCTGGAGAAGGCCGGCTGGTCGTTACGTCGGCTTGCCACTCACCATGGTTATCCCCCTAGCATGGCGATCCATGCCCTAGTGAAACCATATCCAAACGGTGAGCGATTGATCGCTGACGCCATCGGCATGGACCCCTGGAAAATCTGGCCCAGCCGCTATGACGAGAATCACTGCCACATCCGGAAACGGGGCACCTTTCCTGTCTGTCGACCCGCAAATTGGGCGAAGCCGGAGCGGACCTTCCAGTAA
- a CDS encoding RHS repeat domain-containing protein, with product MTEPLFQRTADDRVYYYQNDHLGTPQKMVTRSGGVVWSARYQAFGEVDILVEEVENNLRMPGQYFDKETGLYQNYFRTYDPGTGRYLESDPIGLEGGLNTYLYVNANPLRFTDPRGLDNVGCTTDPLTIDGRCKRICCAIHDKCYDDNSCTADSWTCDSGSNAEACDTCNKEVTKCFVWCDQAEPMGIEPVPGTPEYYCPAQHRYITIPSDFPSVAAAKAVCGS from the coding sequence ATGACCGAACCCCTGTTCCAGCGCACCGCCGACGATCGGGTATACTATTACCAGAACGACCATCTGGGCACACCGCAGAAGATGGTCACTCGCTCCGGCGGCGTGGTGTGGAGTGCCCGATATCAGGCGTTTGGGGAGGTGGATATCCTCGTTGAGGAGGTGGAGAATAATCTGCGTATGCCGGGGCAGTATTTTGATAAGGAAACGGGGCTGTATCAGAACTATTTTAGGACGTATGATCCGGGGACGGGGAGGTATTTGGAGTCTGATCCGATTGGTTTAGAGGGTGGGTTAAACACCTACCTTTACGTCAATGCAAACCCGTTAAGGTTCACGGACCCAAGAGGATTGGACAATGTTGGCTGTACTACTGATCCTCTGACCATAGATGGGCGCTGCAAGCGAATATGCTGCGCAATACATGATAAGTGTTACGACGATAATAGCTGTACGGCAGATTCGTGGACCTGTGATAGTGGTAGCAATGCCGAAGCGTGTGATACATGCAATAAAGAGGTGACGAAGTGTTTTGTATGGTGTGACCAAGCTGAGCCAATGGGTATAGAACCCGTGCCTGGAACTCCCGAGTACTACTGCCCCGCACAGCATAGGTACATAACAATACCTAGTGACTTTCCAAGCGTAGCAGCTGCAAAAGCAGTGTGCGGGAGTTAA
- a CDS encoding transposase → MDESDKPASEIALELGIRRNQLYKWKEQLQSKGEQAFISW, encoded by the coding sequence ATGGATGAGTCTGACAAGCCTGCCTCAGAGATAGCCCTGGAGCTTGGGATCCGAAGAAACCAACTCTATAAATGGAAGGAGCAGTTGCAAAGCAAGGGAGAGCAGGCATTCATTTCCTGGTAA